Below is a window of Rhodamnia argentea isolate NSW1041297 chromosome 11, ASM2092103v1, whole genome shotgun sequence DNA.
AAGGCAAATCCATGTGTATTGAGTATGTGCAAAGATAATATGCACATAGAAGACTCGAAAGTCACTCAGAAACTAAGAGTTTTCCATTCTAACAAAAGAAACAAGGTTCAAAATTTCAGTAGCCATATTAAATATGTAGAATTAGTCTGGACTTGATAAGTCTCTTAACTAAAGAAAGTGGAAAATACACAGTTATTATGACTCATTCCGAAGTCCATTGCATAATGTTCTATTCAATTTCCTCTCAATAGGACTGATGTTCCAATGAGATAGACAACATAAAGATATTATAAAACTGTGATATGCCATTAATGACAGCATTAAAAACTGCCCACTGGAGATAACATTTGTATCCAAGCAATTTACAGCAGCTCTCAAACACAAAGTAGCTATTTATaccagtttttattttttttgggggggtcaaaATACCAGGGTTCAATAGAAGGAGAAAACATGCACACAAAATTCAACTAAAAGGAGGCTCTCATAAAAAATGCGGCATGtcaaaaattgccaaattgcGAGCTGTAATGCTAATCTCTGCCGAAAATATGTGCATCATGCTCTAAGAGCTTTTCTAGAACATTAATTGAAGCTTATAGGCTATAGCAAGCTGCTTTGAAGATTATAATGCCCTTCCTGACTACTCCTACAAACAGTAAGCTATTCTTTTTGCCCCAAAAAAATGTAAGGTCAGTCCAATAAAGATACAAAATGGGGTAGACTATTCTACACCACGACATCCCCATGCTTTACGTGATCATAGAAGTCGCAGAACTTCATGATTTAGTGTACAAATCCCGTGTGCTACAggctatgttacacggacacagGACACGACAAGCGACACAacatgacacgacacgccgacacgtgaattctcaaaaaatagagaattccgacacgctgggacacgttgtatattatatgtatatttttatatatacacgataaattattgtttttataACCAGCAAATACAAAATGAGCTCCAGAGATTCAACATACAAACACCTCACAAACAGTCTCAAACCATCTCTGTACATCCAATTTTATATGTCATATTATCAAGTGATATGTCGAAGCCGATTATGATTGCTGCTAGGCTGCAAAAGGGAGGACAAGAATTGCGGTCTAGAAACTGACACTCAAGAAAACTACTTCCCACTAGCACAAAGAGACTTTCTTCTACAAGTATGAGTGCATGAGTAAATGGAAGAATATAACACATAAAATGAAACCAAGTCAGTGTCTAGGGAGTGCGGCGAGAGCAGAGGCCAGCGAGAGGAACCCTCATGGTCTTAATCTGAGTTACCAGAAGCAACGCAAAAGAAAGTGGCATACAATCCTGATCCAACTCGAGCAGAGGCGCGAGCAGAGGAGGGGGAGCAGAGGAATGATACCTTGAGGCGGCGTGGCGAGAGCAGAGGTGCCAGCAGAGGCCAGCGATTGAGGCGGCGAGCTGAGGCGCAAGCAGAAGCTAGTCAACAgtcgcgagagggagagagagagggacaggCCGGCGCGAGCAGAAGCCGGCGATGGGAACCGGAGTCGCGATGGGAGCCGGCGATGACGGTGAGTCGCAAGAGGCAGAGGGAGAGGCCAGTCGATACTCGACAgtcgcgagagggagagggagagggagagggagaggtgagTCGGGCGACCGAGAGGGATGAGTTAGAAATTAGGTCAAAAATTGGACATTTTGTCTATTTTAACGCCGGACTCGGGTGTCCATGTAGTTGACCGCGAGTCCGGACTCGGACACGCATTGACCACGTGTCCGAGAAGAGTCCAACGGTGTCCAACTGTGTCGGGCACATGTCCGGCAtggaaaaaaattccaaaactgcgagtccgtgtaacataggttACAGGAAAGGAGTTCTTAATCCACTACTATTTAATTCTTTCAAACATTCAAGCTCAACAATCTTGCTGTAGAGAAGATACAGGAaagtgaaaaaatcataaaaagcaTTACCTGTTGCCCATCAAATGCACAAGGCAAAATAGTGAAACTCAACCAAGTGCAAGAAGTAGTTGTCCAGTAATATAACTATCAATTTACATTAATGAATATTGGCTAGCTTAGTAAATCTAAGCAGGTAAAATGTAGGTAGTAGTTGTCATAATACATAGTGACATCTCTCGCAATATGAAGATCTTATTGCAGTAAGCTTACATCAAAAGTTATTTCACATAATGAAGCCTCACATCTGAAATTCATAGAAAACTTACATGTATCACCAGAACAGGACACGTGACATACGGTATTTTGTCGATATTCTGCACCATACACGGAGAAGGCGATCATTAAACCAAATTAAGGAGgaggaaaggaaaatgacaaagaATCAACAAGCAGAGATGATACGAAACCTTGAAAATGTCAAACCAATATGTTCTCTTCACTGGATACATGACTCTAAGCCCAGATAGAATGGGGCTGTGGAGGACCACAGCCCTCAGTCTTGGTAACCGGGTGGCCAAATCAAGAGTTGGTCCACTGCCGACTGATTGCCCGTACAAGATAACATCTTCTTCCTTTACTCCATACTTCTCTACAAGGCATCTATAAGCCACTTCGATGTCGTAATACGTGTTCTGCTCGCTTGGCTGTCCAGAACAGAACTAATCAAAAAACTCCCTTCAAAAGAAACTCATCGTGAAACTTATACCATACAAGACAGATTCGATATCTTTACAAGAATGCCCACTtcagttttcatttttcactcGCAGCTCATTCAGCTCAGCAAAATCTACTGTTTCATCAGGGCCCTGAATAGAACTCCATTAACGTTTCGTTAAGGAAAACAGCATCTAACATCCACACTTTCAAAGGGTTATAGGCTATTCTTTAAGCAGTGTTACAAAATAGGAAACAAATGGTTCACATATTAGGAAAACAgtaacaaccagaatccattcACCTCTCCACCCAAAAACTGATAGAGAATGAAGAAACCAAATCACCTTACCTTTCCTGTGGACCGGCCATATCCAGAATAGTCATACCTTCACAAAAAAAACAACCAGCGCACCAAACTTATCCATCTAGTGAACACAAAatcacacaaaagaaaaaaaatccaagaaacaAACTAACCCCATAAAGTTGACTCGCAAGTGCACACTGAGCTCACTGAACAGCTCGTACATCTGACCCAGATCGGCCGCATTACCGTGCGAATACATCACGGTCAACGCGGCCACCGGGTTCTTTATGTACAGAGCCACGATCTCGTTCCCTCTCTTCGTGGGCAAGCTCAAGACGTCGACGTTCTCCTTCACGTTCACTCCGGCCATCCCCAGCTTCCCCGTGACCTCGTCCCTTGCCAGCTCGTACGACGGCGGCGTCGGCGGGAAGAACGCAAACTTCGCCGCCATCGTCGACGTCACCGCCCCCATCAGAAATTCCGCAACTTCAGCGAAAATTAATTGGTGGGTCCTCTCGCAAATACAGTGGTGATGGGATTTTCCTTCTAAAAACGGTTAAAAGGACAAATTTTGATTTGTACCCATGAGAGAGAGACGcagcgcgcgcgagagagagagagagagagagagattttaatTCAGATGTGGATCGTGAGGTCCACAAAAAGGGCAAGTTTTGAACAGTGACGTCACTCAAGTGGAAGGAGGGGCTTGGAGGGCAGTCTTTGGGAAGCGAGAAAGCGAGGGAGACAAAACGGTGGGGATCTTTCTAGGGTTGTGGGGGAAGAGCAAGAAAGTGCAGGGTAGCGAGAAAGTGCATGGTAGGTGCttcggaggaggaggaagaagaagaggaggacagCAGTGTCCTGAGGATTTCCCGGCGTGGAAATGAAAGTGGCACGTGCCAAGTGAATTTTCTTTCCCCCTTTCTCTCgtttcttttgtgttttctgCAAGAAAGAGACACTGTAACTTGATTTGTTAGTCATGGCCTTCGGAGGTTAGTTTTGGGATAACGTGTGATGTTGATGCCGTCAAACAGAGGAAGCCGTTTTCTCTTGGTTCCTTCCGAGGTTGATCAATATCACGAGTGTTTCTGTCTTTTCTCCCCCAACACAGAGAAAAATGTTAAAGAATGAATCTTTTGCCTAATCCTTCTTAAAAAACGTGAGAATTTATCTCACATCCATTCGATATTTTCGCTTAATTGGAGCTTCACTTTGTGGTGATCGCGAGTAAATGCCGAATCGAAGATGAGTTTGCCTATTTGGCAATGGAGATTCGTGGAATGCTGCGGGTTTTTTCATTGAAAGCACCTCCATCCGTTTTTGATTGTTTTCAATGTGAAGAATTACTTTACAATGCTAATCACATTGCTTTCCTTTTCCCCATGTTTCTTTACTTTGTTTTCGAACCTTGTTTGTTTGGATCCATGTCACGGCAGGAAGTGGAGTGTCTGTAGACATTGGACAGCTCCCTTTCTTCGGTTCCCGACCAGAaagataaattagaaaaatgggaGGACAGAAGGGTGGACACGTCCTGCAACTGCCCAGGCTGTGATTCCATTGTTTATGTcgattttttcattcttttttttgttcatttttagtTCTACGTTCTCTCTGCAGCACTCCTCACTAGCCTAGATCTGCTTGACTGGATCTTGCTTgactaaaaaaaatgggaaggaggaaccggaaaaagaaaaggaaagaaaatggttGAACGATCTCAAAAGACGGTACTTGACTTCAGCACTGAAACCACAAATCAAGTTACCTCGCCATTGATTCGCAAGGGATTGATTGGTccaatgaatgatttaaatGATAGTGATATTAATTTCATGTAGTGGATAGACATAAGGATTCCTACAGGAACAGAGCTAGAAAGATACATGTCATCGTCCAAGGAAGAAGCCAAAACGAAGATGGATCCACATGCATCTACTCCAAGAGTCACAAGTTTGGAGGATTGGTCGTAATGGGAAGGGGACACTGAGTTGGGTCAACGCaggatttaaaattgaataccCCGATCCATTATTGACGTTCATTGCTTCTGATATTTTCTTGACATTCAGTCCCATCCTTGGAATTTCCActcaaaccaaaagaaaatctgCCCGAGGAGTGGTAGAAGCTAGAGTCGAAAGTTTTCTTTTACAGGCCCCTTTCCGGGGGTCCTTTGGAACCTAAAGTGAGCCATTATGACTCACAGCTCAAGTCTGAAAAAGCATTGTAGTTCTTCAGTTCTCGATGCTCTCTGTGGAAGAGAGAGTTTGCTTATCCCTACAATGCCATCTTAATGGACCATAAAGGATTATCCAAGCTGCCATTGGCATTCGCTGCTCACCAGCAGCTAAAAGCGGCAAGAAATGTCGATTCAATCTGTCGAGTAAAATATGGAGAAGCTTCATTACTTCACGTGACCGAAAGACAGAAATCTTTTTCCGGTCATTATCATTGCTTTCCAACCACTCTTTCACAGGAAGTCCAGCCACCGCTTGACAATTTTCATGTAACTAATTAGTCAAGCCACAGAATCGATTTAGCTAGGCATGCACAAGTTGCGGAACAGAAAAGAAATCCTATATCATGATGTCAGCATGTGGCTCACCAAGATCATAACAAAGTAGCCCAAATGAAAGTAATTGCTGCATAAGATCTTTCACGTCCACAACATGATGGAACCTAATTTAGTAATGTCAGtcaaaatcaaggaaaaacACACATAATAGATACCATcccaaaaaagggagaaaatagagagaggcAAAAACAGATAAGACTCATCATATCTATTATTGCATGAAGAGAAACAAAAGTTGGAGACATCAAGTCCCAGCATTTCTTCGGCCAACACGAGCGACAAATCCAGCTTTAATTGGAGCAACAGACCGTCCAGAACCACACTGCCCAAAAAAAGGGGGCTCAAGATGTTAACCAATCCATTTGATTTCATATTTCGTATTAGcgatacagagagagagagagagagagagagagagagagagagagagggtgcaGAGCTGAGACAATTTCTAGTTCTGCCGTTTCAACTTAAATTCAAACAATATAAGCCAAATTACATATACTATGATTTTCTACTCATTCACGTTTATCTAGGGCGGTTGGTTATGCTAGAGTACTTTTTTATTTCCTGTGTCTCAAATGAtaataattgaaaaagaaaggaagccAGAAAAAAAGGAGGTCCTAACAtttaaaaaacatgaaaaagtcGTTACCGCAATTATAGATAAACAGAGTCCTCCTAAATGGATATTCCACTGAATTATTAAAACTGTATAACAGTAGTAATTTGTTACCTTCTCACATCTGAGAAAGAAAAGCCGATTCTCCTTTGAAAGTATTGTGTCTGGACTCTTGCATCCAAGGCAGATAACATACTCATCTAGTTGAAAGGGAAGGAATGTTATTAGTGGCGACGATGTCTTAGAACGAGAATGACGAATAATATATATCAAAGACTAGTATGCAAGATGTACTTTATAGGAGGAAAACAGAAAGGACCGTACAAAACTTATCAGGAACAGAAACTAGATAAAGGGTGAATGAAGTTCCATACAAAACTTATCAGAAGATAATAACCAAATGAAGGGTTGTGAAACAAAACTTGCTTCAGATATAGAATTGCTTTGGAAAGACTGATGTGAACCAAAAACTAGCCCCGACTAACCCGGAGTGCTAATTGGCATTTTGATTAGAAGAAAACAT
It encodes the following:
- the LOC115753468 gene encoding alpha/beta hydrolase domain-containing protein 17B isoform X1, whose protein sequence is MGAVTSTMAAKFAFFPPTPPSYELARDEVTGKLGMAGVNVKENVDVLSLPTKRGNEIVALYIKNPVAALTVMYSHGNAADLGQMYELFSELSVHLRVNFMGYDYSGYGRSTGKFCSGQPSEQNTYYDIEVAYRCLVEKYGVKEEDVILYGQSVGSGPTLDLATRLPRLRAVVLHSPILSGLRVMYPVKRTYWFDIFKNIDKIPYVTCPVLVIHGTADDVVDWSHGKKLWELCKEKYEPLWIKGGNHCDLELYPQYIKHLKKFISAIEKAPHLRNKPALIGGQPENPRTSTDFREKSRSSTDQREKSRPSTDQRERPRISTDRREKSRASVERREKSQRSVDFPEKVSNGTDQPEKARNSIDRFGGIMRSRLCNIDCFKPPATGRCFSDPTAYSQRRTDVKGSRLLLHGRAGQFFRLMKFL
- the LOC115753468 gene encoding alpha/beta hydrolase domain-containing protein 17B isoform X2, which encodes MGAVTSTMAAKFAFFPPTPPSYELARDEVTGKLGMAGVNVKENVDVLSLPTKRGNEIVALYIKNPVAALTVMYSHGNAADLGQMYELFSELSVHLRVNFMGYDYSGYGRSTGKPSEQNTYYDIEVAYRCLVEKYGVKEEDVILYGQSVGSGPTLDLATRLPRLRAVVLHSPILSGLRVMYPVKRTYWFDIFKNIDKIPYVTCPVLVIHGTADDVVDWSHGKKLWELCKEKYEPLWIKGGNHCDLELYPQYIKHLKKFISAIEKAPHLRNKPALIGGQPENPRTSTDFREKSRSSTDQREKSRPSTDQRERPRISTDRREKSRASVERREKSQRSVDFPEKVSNGTDQPEKARNSIDRFGGIMRSRLCNIDCFKPPATGRCFSDPTAYSQRRTDVKGSRLLLHGRAGQFFRLMKFL
- the LOC115753468 gene encoding alpha/beta hydrolase domain-containing protein 17B isoform X3; amino-acid sequence: MGAVTSTMAAKFAFFPPTPPSYELARDEVTGKLGMAGVNVKENVDVLSLPTKRGNEIVALYIKNPVAALTVMYSHGNAADLGQMYELFSELSVHLRVNFMGYDYSGYGRSTGKFCSGQPSEQNTYYDIEVAYRCLVEKYGVKEEDVILYGQSVGSGPTLDLATRLPRLRAVVLHSPILSGLRVMYPVKRTYWFDIFKNIDKIPYVTCPVLVIHGTADDVVDWSHGKKLWELCKEKYEPLWIKGGNHCDLELYPQYIKHLKKFISAIEKAPHLRNKPALIGGQPENPRTSTDFREKSRSSTDQREKSRPSTDQRERPRISTDRREKSRASVERREKSQRSVDFPEKVSNGTDQPEKARNSIDRFGGIMRSRLCNIDCFKPPATA